From a region of the Lactuca sativa cultivar Salinas chromosome 4, Lsat_Salinas_v11, whole genome shotgun sequence genome:
- the LOC111894387 gene encoding uncharacterized protein LOC111894387, with translation MANIDEVPMCKWKKRIRDDTGSGLVQHVIPTTATFELKGHILAQLKEFPFYGKDHEDAYKHLDEVNDVADYLNVPNVPREAVLIRMLPITLKGAAKYWLKSLPPRSITTWTKMKEEFIDQFCPRSKIAKLKKDISNFEQQAGESLYEAWERYKGLLRNCPHHDLNSQQEISIFYDGVNVTTKQLLDSQGPLTKKAPLVIKELIEEFSKHSKEYHNPRNDLTRGAVNSITDDMVAMMAKLESMDRIMTKMDQSIHAIREGCENCRGPHLIKDCDLDENGNRKVQVCYSSGDRFDDNWRKPKKEWLPYDEYKKKNEEKYKQKERGYYQKEEPVHEKKSDLEDMLRRFVAASEKRHNDTDATLKDQQNMLRERQLRMKDQQALLRNQQASIFNIEKQLGQLAQQVNERRPGGLPSNTESNPKGAHINIVTTRSGKIITPPTPIQQEDPKLVQEDKEEHEESQKPD, from the coding sequence ATGGCAAACATTGATGAAGTTCCCATGTgcaaatggaagaagaggatacgTGACGATACCGGATCGGGGCTCGTGCAACACGTGATTCCCACGACAGCTACTTTCGAACTCAAAGGCCACATACTAGCTCAACTTAAGGAATTTCCCTTCTACGGGAAAGATCACGAAGACGCTTACAAGCACTTAGACGAGGTCAACGATGTAGCCGATTACTTAAATGTTCCGAATGTGCCTCGTGAAGCCGTTTTGATTCGTATGCTTCCCATAACATTGAAAGGAGCTGCGAAATATTGGCTCAAATCACTCCCTCCCAGATCCATCACTACATGgaccaagatgaaagaagaattcattgaCCAGTTTTGTCCTCGTTCGaagatagccaagttgaagaaagACATTtccaactttgaacaacaagccgGAGAGTCACTTTATGAGGCTTGGGAGAGATACAAGGGCCTACTAAGGAACTGCCCACATCATGATCTAAACAGTCAACAAGaaatctccattttctatgatggagtcaatgtaacAACTAAGCAGCTCCTTGACTCACAAGGACCTCTCACAAAGAAGGCACCCCTGGTGATCAAAgaactaattgaagaattctctaagcactctaaaGAATATCATAACCCTAGGAATGACTTGACTCGAGGGGCGGTAAATTCTATCACTGATGACATGGTAGCAATGATGGCAAAATTGGAAAGCATGGACCGAATAATGACTAAGATGGACCAATCCATCCATGCTATTAGAGAGGGATGTGAAAATTGTAGAGGGCCCCACCTTATAAAGGACTGTGATCTTGATGAGAATGGGAACCGGAAGGTACAAGTGTGCTATTCAAGTGGTGATAGGTTTGATGACAATTGGCGGAAACCAAAGAAAGAATGGCTACCATATGATGAgtacaaaaagaaaaatgaagagaAGTATAAGCAAAAGGAGAGAGGCTATTACCAAAAGGAGGAACCGGTACATGAAAAGAAATCAGatttggaagacatgcttagaagATTCGTGGCCGCATCCGAGAAAAGACACAATGATACTGATGCTACACTTAAAGATCAACAAAATATGTTGAGAGAACGCCAACTTAGGATGAAAGATCAACAAGCCTTGCTTAGGAATCAACAAGCATCTATCTTCAACATAGAAAAGCAGCTAGGGCAACTTGCACAACAAGTGAATGAGAGAAGACCGGGTGGACTTCCTAGTAACACCGAAAGTAACCCGAAAGGTGCACATATAAATATTGTGACAACTAGGAGTGGGAAGATTATAACCCCTCCGACTCCTATTCAGCAAGAAGATCCTAAACTGGTGCAAGAGGATAaagaagaacatgaagaatcacAGAAACCCGACTAG